One window of the Cotesia glomerata isolate CgM1 linkage group LG10, MPM_Cglom_v2.3, whole genome shotgun sequence genome contains the following:
- the LOC123272973 gene encoding probable histone-lysine N-methyltransferase CG1716, with protein sequence MARRKKSDTGAVQKPVNPVAVRKSTRQSARRLSVDDKKVNGDTSYQTTPVQEDQQVNPVNSDESAATVPIKVKKKRGRKPLNRNKINVDDSAKVIVNKIEDVTVELDGSSSENIKADDDDNVAIIVTEEFSSLNTEEDSRQMVWEDGEVIEETIICGSMDVDNGQLEEEGCLDTTVVLEQVLLVNEPNYEGKEVVEFTVIQNEDGTESMVMTSEEGFKASEYDSSVSCLNTDQVSPKENQNQDQDQNYEPEDEEASKEVIFVREEVEEVTIEDGETLIKAEDELSSEVIVTEDKAVSNVINDSDTKLSDKLDIVEVKATVVDNLQVNLNKVDNFEKCKVIDAVIADSSLVSCPSSPIVENGTSDSSNSNIVPVKRKRGRPRKEPSISPSELEKNLATISINEVPKESDMVDGTSLGVSNSNNDSLVINKPSEELFEQLANVSNQESVKNDKLEEKLSVFKEDMDSTERALDRTPTPTDGFKPSKTINRSQSVEELSRESGLDVKTDSDDIKLSSSSDNSNDTVSLNGVKLPEFGDKSSGIAEGDKKIGFRSRSGSTDTTGSESGSNSSNVRRSSRIRSQGLMKPRSRGRGLVTKPIADFLKLPLERDKLQPVNTPVQALRDTPDSQSETQSDKENSIKTPLSEFNASVSSSLITGYDSDSTKPVKVKSRWRRSSELEMHAGSRLSFGGLTAGPTTSDISNSLPAISEAVPTIPLFSSKDSEVKDLNGSGNPSPVPAIVPQVPEEKDKEIEDRLSQFEYLKENLYLTERYTNKETKRMVCDCFLTEEEIERGELGCGEDCLNRLLMIECGSRCVVSDRCTNRRFQSCSYAKCEVFRTDKKGLGLRATADLDAGEFIMEYVGEVVDPKDFRKRAKEYSKDKNKHYYFMSLKSDQIIDATMKGNISRFINHSCDPNAETQKWTVNGELRIGFFNRRFIAAGEEITFDYHFQRYGKEAQKCFCEASNCRGWIGETPEEEQEKTEKKETREREREKDVKKKREVKKVYVEDEDLDEEIDKLCIGGLKNRAHTLTLSRLMVRSREIEHRTRLLKLIQSGEQPCRRLFLDYHGLRLMWSYMMDVASLETEEAMLFRLELLKTLSTLPIPNKTMLMDSKVYSVVQKWSDQQYLSPKSESPKDEADKLKGEEIEGNCDNDDKSGESAGLSKKDKNDKDEPGSGDVSPTGITGVTGAAGPDHAKIIQELANNLLNDWLSLKEVFRIPKKERIEQMKEHEREADSGYREDLKKEAKESSSTSSSAYDRRRSDKYDRRRGRDSPEPDNHRKDNKRTNDSMSRLSKLERRQLFALKVAKEEEERLRRQQQEMWQEHESRCHGLGMDPHTTAAVDPQTGYPLFFNPALGQWQSYPLQEPQHPDMFMNNRVMPVPNQNSHPMPSEIPPGMPPYGMTQPPVPYNVGPMVGVHPPQPFAVDGHMMPGNLMPIHNGSTPPLPIPQAHCPVFMEKPVEQFTPTPMEAVEDTPEPPVQQTVELPPIDLPPKWKCAKDARGRCYFYHVKERISQWLPPPPVHIGGQQDTSSSSESSEESSSSEEEVDELEDDDDHDDTEMLRGVLEQIKIPTKQNPRGSAGVPSEPKKRRDGLVQERIISPRREEKVDHRKYKEIKEKQRRHKERAKLKEQMEKLKKHRRANKAKYHARHTAIKLQAIAESNELTTERKIKDTFRINMANVIVRFLNPYRQHDCKQGRITNTEDFKYLARKLTHFVLAKELKHCKSVDELQCNENVKHKAKDFVRKYMGKFGPIYQRSSDED encoded by the exons atggctAGGCGTAAAAAAAGTGATACCGGAGCTGTCCAAAAGCCCGTTAATCCAGTAGCTGTCAGAAAATCAACCCGTCAGAGCGCCAGAAGATTGTCAGTGGATGACAAAAAAGTTAATGGAGACACTAGTTATCAAACAACACCAGTCCAAGAAGACCAGCAGGTAAATCCGGTTAATAGTGACGAAAGTGCTGCTACGGTTCCAataaaagttaagaaaaaacGCGGAAGGAAACCTCTTAatcgtaataaaataaatgttgatGATAGTGCTAaagttattgttaataaaatcgAGGACGTCACTGTGGAGCTTGACGGCAGCAGCTCTGAGAATATTAAAGCAGATGATGATGACAACGTTGCAATAATAGTTACCGAGGAGTTTTCGAGTCTTAATACCGAGGAAGACTCCAGGCAGATGGTGTGGGAAGACGGGGAAGTTATTGAAGAGACTATTATCTGCGGAAGCATGGACGTAGATAATGGTCAGCTTGAGGAGGAGGGCTGTCTCGACACCACTGTTGTCCTTGAGCAAGTTTTGCTGGTTAATGAGCCTAATTATGAGGGTAAAGAAGTCGTTGAGTTTACTGTTATTCAAAATGAAGACGGGACTGAGTCGATGGTTATGACTTCTGAGGAAGGTTTTAAAGCTAGTGAGTATGATAGTAGTGTAAGTTGTTTAAATACTGACCAGGTTTCACCTAAAGAAAATCAGAATCAAGATCAGGATCAAAATTACGAGCCAGAAGACGAGGAAGCTTCTAAAGAAGTTATTTTTGTCAGAGAGGAGGTTGAGGAGGTTACTATTGAGGATGGtgaaactttaattaaagCTGAAGATGAATTATCAAGTGAAGTAATTGTTACTGAAGATAAAGCGGTGAGTAATGTCATAAATGACAGTGACACTAAGTTAAGTGATAAGTTGGATATTGTCGAGGTTAAAGCAACTGTTGTTGATAATCTTCaggttaatttaaataaagtagataattttgaaaaatgtaaagttATTGACGCTGTTATTGCTGATTCGTCGCTAGTGTCGTGCCCTAGCTCGCCAATTGTTGAAAATGGAACCTCAGATTCTTCTAATTCAAACATTGTTCCGGTTAAACGTAAGCGAGGAAGACCTCGAAAGGAGCCTTCGATTTCTCCGAGCGAGTTGGAGAAAAATTTAGCTACTATTTCGATAAATGAAGTACCTAAAGAAAGTGATATGGTTGATGGAACGTCCTTGGGTGTAAGTAATTCTAACAATGATTCTCTTGTTATTAACAAGCCGTCTGAAGAACTTTTTGAACAGCTCGCTAATGTTAGCAATCAAGAGAgtgtaaaaaatgataaacttGAAGAAAAATTGAGTGTTTTTAAAGAAGACATGGATTCTACGGAAAGAGCGTTGGATCGCACACCAACTCCTACTGACGGGTTCAAGCCGAGCAAGACTATCAACAGATCTCAGAGTGTTGAAGAACTTTCCCGAGAAAGTGGGCTGGATGTTAAAACAGACTCTGATGATATTAAATTGTCCAGCAGTAGCGACAACAGCAATGACACAGTGTCGTTAAATGGGGTCAAGTTGCCTGAGTTTGGTGATAAATCATCAGGAATCGCTGAAGGCGACAAGAAGATCGGGTTCCGTAGCAGGAGTGGCAGCACCGACACCACTGGCTCCGAAAGTGGCTCCAATAGCTCAAATGTACGTCGTAGCAGCAGAATTCGTTCTCAAGGCTTGATGAAACCGCGATCTAGAGGCCGTGGGTTGGTAACTAAGCCCATTGCGGATTTTCTAAAGCTCCCGTTGGAGCGAGACAAGCTCCAGCCGGTTAACACACCCGTCCAAGCGCTGAGAGACACTCCAGACAGTCAGTCTGAGACCCAGTCGGACAAAGAAAATAGTATTAAAACTCCTCTTTCGGAGTTTAATGCCTCAGTCAGCTCCAGTTTGATCACTGGATATGATTCAGACTCGACAAAGCCTGTAAAAGTTAAATCACGCTGGAGAAGGTCCAGCGAGCTTGAGATGCATGCGGGATCTCGATTGTCTTTCGGTGGCCTTACTGCTGGTCCAACTACCAGCGATATATCTAATTCTTTGCCTGCGATATCGGAAGCCGTTCCGACAATTCCTCTTTTTTCGTCAAAAGACAGCGAGGTTAAAGATTTAAATGGTTCGGGGAATCCCTCGCCTGTTCCCGCGATAGTTCCGCAAGTTCCAGAGGAAAAGGACAAAGAGATAGAAGATAGGTTGAGTCAGTTTGAATATTTGAAGGAAAATTTGTACCTTACTGAAAGATATACCAATAAGGAAACTAAAAGGATGGTTTGTGATTGTTTTTTAACTGAAGAGGAGATTGAAAGAGGCGAGCTTGGTTGCGGTGAAGACTGTCTTAATAGACTGCTGATGATCGAGTGTGGCTCGAGGTGTGTTGTCAGCGATCGGTGTACCAATAGGAGGTTCCAAAGCTGCTCTTATGCTAAGTGCGAGGTTTTTAGGACTGACAAAAAGGGTCTGGGCTTACGCGCGACTGCGGATTTAGACGCTGGGGAGTTTATTATGGAGTATGTTGGCGAAGTTGTTGACCCTAAAGACTTCAGAAAGCGTGCTAAGGAATATTCCAAGGACAAGAATAAACATTACTATTTTATGTCGCTTAAATCTGACCAGATAATTGACGCAACAATGAAGGGTAATATCTCACGATTTATTAATCACAGTTGCGACCCGAATGCTGAGACTCAAAAGTGGACTGTTAATGGGGAGTTAAGGATTGGTTTCTTTAATCGGCGCTTTATTGCCGCTGGCGAGGAGATTACTTTTGATTATCATTTCCAGAGGTATGGTAAGGAGGCCCAGAAGTGTTTTTGTGAGGCGTCAAACTGCCGCGGGTGGATCGGCGAGACTCCGGAGGAAGAACAGGAGAAGACTGAGAAGAAAGAGACCCGAGAGCGGGAACGAGAGAAGGATGTTAAGAAAAAGAGGGAGGTTAAGAAGGTTTATGTTGAGGATGAAGATCTGGATGAGGAGATTGATAAGCTTTGTATAGGCGGGTTGAAGAATCGCGCTCATACTTTGACTCTAAGTCGGCTGATGGTTCGTAGTAGGGAAATTGAGCACCGGACTAGGTTGTTGAAGCTCATTCAGAGTGGCGAGCAACCTTGCAGAAGGTTGTTCTTGGATTATCATGGGCTTAGGCTGATGTGGAGTTATATGATGGACGTTGCTAGTTTGGAGACAGAAGAAGCGATGTTGTTTAGACTTGAGCTGCTCAAGACTCTCAGTACACTGCCAATTCCTAATAAAACTATGCTGATGGACAGTAAGGTTTATAGTGTTGTTCAAAAGTGGTCCGATCAACAGTATTTGTCCCCGAAGTCTGAATCTCCCAAAGATGAAGCTGATAAATTGAAGGGTGAAGAAATTGAAGGTAACTGTGATAATGATGACAAGTCTGGTGAATCAGCCGGGTTGAGTAAGAAAGATAAGAATGATAAAGATGAACCTGGGAGTGGAGATGTTAGCCCAACTGGAATAACTGGAGTAACTGGAGCAGCTGGACCGGATCATGctaaaattattcaagagCTGgcgaataatttattgaacgACTGGCTGAGTCTTAAAGAAGTGTTCCGGATACCAAAGAAAGAAAGGATTGAGCAGATGAAGGAGCATGAAAGAGAAGCTGATAGTGGGTACAGAGAAGATCTCAAGAAGGAGGCTAAAGAATCTTCTTCTACTTCGTCGTCGGCTTATGATAGGCGCAGGTCTGATAAGTACGACCGGAGACGAGGGAGAGACAGTCCTGAGCCGGATAATCATCGTAAGGACAACAAACGAACAAATGATTCTATGTCGAGGTTGTCTAAACTTGAACGGAGACAGCTTTTTGCGCTGAAGGTCGCTAAAGAGGAGGAAGAACGGTTGAGGAGACAGCAACAAGAGATGTGGCAAGAACACGAGTCCAGGTGTCATGGATTGGGCATGGATCCACATACTACTGCTGCTGTTGATCCTCAAACGGGGTATCCGTTGTTTTTTAACCCGGCTTTGGGACAGTGGCAGTCTTATCCTCTGCAAGAGCCTCAGCATCCGGATATGTTCATGAATAACAGGGTGATGCCGGTTCCCAATCAGAATTCCCATCCGATGCCCAGTGAAATTCCTCCGGGGATGCCGCCGTATGGAATGACTCAGCCTCCGGTGCCGTACAATGTTGGGCCGATGGTTGGAGTTCATCCTCCTCAACCTTTCGCGGTAGACGGACATATGATGCCGGGTAATTTGATGCCCATTCATAATGGGTCTACTCCGCCGTTGCCCATTCCGCAGGCTCACTGTCCGGTTTTTATGGAGAAACCCGTGGAACAGTTCACTCCGACTCCTATGGAAGCTGTTGAAGATACTCCTGAACCTCCGGTTCAACAGACTGTTGAGCTACCGCCTATTGATCTGCCGCCCAAGTGGAAGTGTGCGAAAGACGCTAGGGGTAGGTGTTACTTTTATCATGTTAAAGAACGGATTTCTCAGTGGTTGCCACCACCTCCGGTTCATATTGGGGGTCAGCAGGATACTAGTTCTAGCTCGGAATCTAGTGAAGAGTCGAGTTCGTCCGAGGAGGAGGTTGATGAGCTTGAGGATGATGATGATCATGATGATACTgaaatgctcaggggggtttTGGAGCAGATTAAGATTCCGACGAAGCAGAATCCTCGGGGGAGTGCTGGGGTTCCGTCGGAACCTAAGAAACGAAGAGATGGGCTTGTTCAAGAAAGGATTATAagt cCTCGTCGAGAAGAAAAAGTCGATCACAGAAAATACAAGGAAATCAAAGAAAAGCAACGAAGGCATAAAGAGCGAGCCAAGTTGAAAGAACAAATGGAGAAATTAAAGAAACATCGACGTGCTAATAAAGCAAAATACCATGCAAGACACACGGCAATAAAGTTGCAAGCGATTGCCGAGTCGAACGAACTCACTACCGAGCGAAAAATAAAGGATACATTCAGGATAAACATGGCGAACGTAATCGTCAGATTCTTGAATCCTTATCGTCAGCATGACTGCAAGCAGGGACGAATTACCAACACAgaagattttaaatatttagcgAGAAAG cttACACACTTTGTACTAGCAAAAGAACTGAAGCACTGTAAAAGCGTCGACGAATTGCAGTGCAACGAAAATGTTAAACATAAAGCTAAGGATTTTGTACGTAAATACATGGGTAAATTTGGACCTATATATCAGAGATCATCCGATGaagattaa
- the LOC123272985 gene encoding stress-activated protein kinase JNK — MPYLGPEMTTRLSAMFYTVEVGDTKFTILKRYQNLKPIGSGAQGIVCAAYDTVTQQNVAIKKLSRPFQNVTHAKRAYREFKLMKLVNHKNIIGLLNAFTPQRSLDEFQDVYLVMELMDANLCQVIQMDLDHERMSYLLYQMLCGIKHLHSAGIIHRDLKPSNIVVKSDCTLKILDFGLARTAGTTFMMTPYVVTRYYRAPEVILGMGYKENVDIWSVGCIMGEMIRGGVLFPGTDHIDQWNKIIEQLGTPAQEFMQRLQPTVRNYVENRPRYPGYPFERLFPDILFPTDSSEHNRLKASQARDLLSRMLVIDPERRISVDDALLHNYINVWYDEGEVNAPAPGPYDHSVDEREHTVDQWKELIYQEVMEYETSHNPAATAQSSVDPVAGSR; from the exons ATGCCTTACCTCGGGCCTGAAATGACAACCCGGCTGTCCGCCATGTTTTACACGGTCGAGGTCGGGGACACCAAGTTTACTATCCTCAAGCGGTACCAAAATCTCAAGCCCATTGGCTCTGGGGCTCAAGGAATCGTTtg tGCCGCCTACGACACGGTCACGCAGCAAAATGTTGCTATTAAGAAACTGTCAAGGCCCTTTCAGAACGTGACACACGCCAAAAGAGCATACAGGGAATTTAAACTTATGAAACTTGTCAATCATAAAAAT attatTGGTCTCTTGAATGCATTTACGCCGCAAAGGTCATTGGATGAATTTCAAGACGTTTACTTGGTAATGGAGCTGATGGACGCAAATCTGTGCCAAGTAATTCAAATGGATTTGGACCATGAGCGTATGTCCTATCTCCTTTATCAGATGCTCTGTGGCATTAAGCATCTCCATTCAGCCGGTATTATTCACAGA GATTTGAAGCCAAGCAATATAGTCGTTAAATCAGACTGCACACTGAAGATTCTAGACTTTGGTCTCGCGCGAACTGCTGGAACGACGTTCATGATGACACCCTATGTTGTCACGCGCTACTACCGAGCACCTGAGGTTATCCTGGGTATGGGTTACAAGGAGAATGTCGATATTTGGTCTGTCGGATGCATCATGGGTGAGATGATCCGCGGAGGAGTTCTTTTTCCTGGTACTGATCATATTGATCAgtggaataaaattattg AGCAACTCGGGACGCCGGCTCAAGAATTCATGCAACGACTGCAGCCAACGGTGAGGAATTACGTAGAGAACAGGCCTCGATACCCAGGGTATCCTTTCGAGAGGCTATTCCCGGATATTCTGTTTCCCACGGACTCCTCGGAGCACAATAGACTGAAGG CGAGTCAAGCCAGGGACCTGCTCTCGCGCATGCTAGTCATCGATCCCGAACGTCGCATCTCGGTCGATGACGCTTTATTGCACAATTACATCAACGTCTGGTACGATGAGGGTGAGGTCAACGCT CCTGCACCGGGTCCTTACGACCACAGTGTCGATGAACGGGAGCACACAGTCGATCAGTGGAAGGAACTGATTTATCAGGAGGTAATGGAATACGAGACAAGTCACAATCCTGCGGCGACCGCCCAATCATCCGTGGATCCAGTTGCTGGCTCACGGTAG